The Styela clava chromosome 10, kaStyClav1.hap1.2, whole genome shotgun sequence genome window below encodes:
- the LOC120336636 gene encoding solute carrier family 22 member 15-like isoform X3, whose amino-acid sequence MNNIDETLNNEVGSVSSRAYIFLSSLAFLFSLSKPPDVILLVFSAAPSTAFDDNPHAQGAETIVSQWDLTEDRSWIPGFLQSIFYVGFMPGTIVFGQLSDRYGRKKISVIGALGAIGFTANMLAFLWVAYLYPSWRQMYFITTIPGILGFVFLYIVPESPRWLLSRGKPDSAEEVMQKLSRWNGSPHTEYALLPGNAKERQDEDHQNENRLMLQQNYEYAQQEQDASRDEEGSIIDLIRKPVLRYRAAILSLQWFTASFVFYGITLGSGSFSSNFYVAYLISGLSQLPSIPFTIYLMERRWAGRRRTLVCFVGLAALCMFVMYIVSFGQDRSNYKLTLLVFGKLGICGAFDLIYVYTAELFPTVVRNVGLGSMSFWARVGGVIAPFLANLAVFSGSNDPFLAFGIEGLLSSVFAAFLPETRARLIPNTFEEAELQEEDNDENSCNSITC is encoded by the exons atgaataatattgatGAGACTCTTAATAATGAAGTGGGGTCGGTCTCCAGTCGAGCGTATATTTTTCTCTCTTCGTTGGCTTTCCTTTTTTCG TTGTCGAAACCCCCTGATGtgattttattggtgttttctgctGCGCCGTCGACAGCCTTTGATGACAATCCACACGCTCAGGGCGCAGAAACCATTGTGTCCCAG TGGGATTTAACTGAAGATCGCAGTTGGATACCAGGCTTCcttcaatcaattttttacgTAGGTTTTATGCCTGGGACTATCGTTTTTGGACAATTATCCGATCGCTATGGAAGAAAGAAAATTTCGGTTATAG GTGCTCTCGGTGCAATAGGATTCACCGCAAATATGTTAGCGTTTCTATGGGTTGCCTATCTTTATCCTAGTTGGAgacaaatgtattttattacaacGATACCTGGAATTCttggatttgtttttttata CATTGTCCCAGAGTCGCCGCGTTGGCTGTTGTCTCGCGGTAAACCAGACAGCGCAGAAGAAGTGATGCAAAAACTATCAAGGTGGAATGGATCGCCCCACAcag aATATGCTCTTCTGCCGGGGAACGCGAAAGAACGCCAAGATGAGGATCATCAAAATGAAA ATCGTCTAATGCTAcaacaaaattatgaatatgCACAACAAGAGCAAGATGCCTCAAGAGACGAGGAAGGCTCAATTATAGATTTGATAAGAAAACCTGTATTGCGATACAGAGCAGCCATTTTAAGTTTACAATG GTTCACCGCAAGTTTTGTATTTTACGGCATAACACTTGGTTCTGGATCTTTtagttcaaatttttatgttgcATATTTAATATCGGGATTGAGTCAGCTTCCATCAATACCCTTTACGATTTATCTTATGGAGAGAAGATG GGCTGGTAGAAGACGAACGCTGGTCTGCTTCGTGGGTTTAGCTGCACTGTGTATGTTCGTCATGTACATCGTTTCCTTCGGCCAag ATCGCTCAAACTACAAATTGACACTTTTGGTTTTCGGAAAACTGGGAATCTGCGGAGCTTTTGATCTTATTTACGTATATACTGCAGAACTCTTTCCAACAGTTGTGAGAAACGTTGGACTGGGCTCAATGTCGTTCTGGGCAAGAGTTGGTGGTGTAATTGCTCCATTTTTAGCAAATCTTGCG GTGTTTTCTGGATCGAATGACCCATTTCTTGCCTTTGGTATTGAGGGATTATTGAGCAGTGTTTTTGCTGCTTTCCTCCCTGAAACCCGAGCCAGGTTAATTCCGAACACCTTTGAAGAAGCGGAACTACAAGAAGAAGACAACGACGAAAATAGTTGTAATTCGATAACATGCTAA
- the LOC120336636 gene encoding solute carrier family 22 member 15-like isoform X1 gives MNNIDETLNNEVGSVSSRAYIFLSSLAFLFSLSKPPDVILLVFSAAPSTAFDDNPHAQGAETIVSQWDLTEDRSWIPGFLQSIFYVGFMPGTIVFGQLSDRYGRKKISVIGYILVLIFQVITEFCQNWQQFAVCRAISGFLVGGLSVVTTILIQETTGSKLWVLNGALGAIGFTANMLAFLWVAYLYPSWRQMYFITTIPGILGFVFLYIVPESPRWLLSRGKPDSAEEVMQKLSRWNGSPHTEYALLPGNAKERQDEDHQNENRLMLQQNYEYAQQEQDASRDEEGSIIDLIRKPVLRYRAAILSLQWFTASFVFYGITLGSGSFSSNFYVAYLISGLSQLPSIPFTIYLMERRWAGRRRTLVCFVGLAALCMFVMYIVSFGQDRSNYKLTLLVFGKLGICGAFDLIYVYTAELFPTVVRNVGLGSMSFWARVGGVIAPFLANLAVFSGSNDPFLAFGIEGLLSSVFAAFLPETRARLIPNTFEEAELQEEDNDENSCNSITC, from the exons atgaataatattgatGAGACTCTTAATAATGAAGTGGGGTCGGTCTCCAGTCGAGCGTATATTTTTCTCTCTTCGTTGGCTTTCCTTTTTTCG TTGTCGAAACCCCCTGATGtgattttattggtgttttctgctGCGCCGTCGACAGCCTTTGATGACAATCCACACGCTCAGGGCGCAGAAACCATTGTGTCCCAG TGGGATTTAACTGAAGATCGCAGTTGGATACCAGGCTTCcttcaatcaattttttacgTAGGTTTTATGCCTGGGACTATCGTTTTTGGACAATTATCCGATCGCTATGGAAGAAAGAAAATTTCGGTTATAG gatACATATTAGTTCTGATATTTCAAGTTATCActgaattttgtcaaaattggcAACAATTTGCAGTATGTAGAGCTATATCAGGCTTCCTTGTTGGCGGTTTAAGTGTTGTGACAACTATACTTATACAAGAAACTACGGGATCGAAGCTTTGGGTCCTGAACG GTGCTCTCGGTGCAATAGGATTCACCGCAAATATGTTAGCGTTTCTATGGGTTGCCTATCTTTATCCTAGTTGGAgacaaatgtattttattacaacGATACCTGGAATTCttggatttgtttttttata CATTGTCCCAGAGTCGCCGCGTTGGCTGTTGTCTCGCGGTAAACCAGACAGCGCAGAAGAAGTGATGCAAAAACTATCAAGGTGGAATGGATCGCCCCACAcag aATATGCTCTTCTGCCGGGGAACGCGAAAGAACGCCAAGATGAGGATCATCAAAATGAAA ATCGTCTAATGCTAcaacaaaattatgaatatgCACAACAAGAGCAAGATGCCTCAAGAGACGAGGAAGGCTCAATTATAGATTTGATAAGAAAACCTGTATTGCGATACAGAGCAGCCATTTTAAGTTTACAATG GTTCACCGCAAGTTTTGTATTTTACGGCATAACACTTGGTTCTGGATCTTTtagttcaaatttttatgttgcATATTTAATATCGGGATTGAGTCAGCTTCCATCAATACCCTTTACGATTTATCTTATGGAGAGAAGATG GGCTGGTAGAAGACGAACGCTGGTCTGCTTCGTGGGTTTAGCTGCACTGTGTATGTTCGTCATGTACATCGTTTCCTTCGGCCAag ATCGCTCAAACTACAAATTGACACTTTTGGTTTTCGGAAAACTGGGAATCTGCGGAGCTTTTGATCTTATTTACGTATATACTGCAGAACTCTTTCCAACAGTTGTGAGAAACGTTGGACTGGGCTCAATGTCGTTCTGGGCAAGAGTTGGTGGTGTAATTGCTCCATTTTTAGCAAATCTTGCG GTGTTTTCTGGATCGAATGACCCATTTCTTGCCTTTGGTATTGAGGGATTATTGAGCAGTGTTTTTGCTGCTTTCCTCCCTGAAACCCGAGCCAGGTTAATTCCGAACACCTTTGAAGAAGCGGAACTACAAGAAGAAGACAACGACGAAAATAGTTGTAATTCGATAACATGCTAA
- the LOC120336636 gene encoding solute carrier family 22 member 15-like isoform X2: MNNIDETLNNEVGSVSSRAYIFLSSLAFLFSLSKPPDVILLVFSAAPSTAFDDNPHAQGAETIVSQWDLTEDRSWIPGFLQSIFYVGFMPGTIVFGQLSDRYGRKKISVIGYILVLIFQVITEFCQNWQQFAVCRAISGFLVGGLSVVTTILIQETTGSKLWVLNGALGAIGFTANMLAFLWVAYLYPSWRQMYFITTIPGILGFVFLYIVPESPRWLLSRGKPDSAEEVMQKLSRWNGSPHTDRLMLQQNYEYAQQEQDASRDEEGSIIDLIRKPVLRYRAAILSLQWFTASFVFYGITLGSGSFSSNFYVAYLISGLSQLPSIPFTIYLMERRWAGRRRTLVCFVGLAALCMFVMYIVSFGQDRSNYKLTLLVFGKLGICGAFDLIYVYTAELFPTVVRNVGLGSMSFWARVGGVIAPFLANLAVFSGSNDPFLAFGIEGLLSSVFAAFLPETRARLIPNTFEEAELQEEDNDENSCNSITC; encoded by the exons atgaataatattgatGAGACTCTTAATAATGAAGTGGGGTCGGTCTCCAGTCGAGCGTATATTTTTCTCTCTTCGTTGGCTTTCCTTTTTTCG TTGTCGAAACCCCCTGATGtgattttattggtgttttctgctGCGCCGTCGACAGCCTTTGATGACAATCCACACGCTCAGGGCGCAGAAACCATTGTGTCCCAG TGGGATTTAACTGAAGATCGCAGTTGGATACCAGGCTTCcttcaatcaattttttacgTAGGTTTTATGCCTGGGACTATCGTTTTTGGACAATTATCCGATCGCTATGGAAGAAAGAAAATTTCGGTTATAG gatACATATTAGTTCTGATATTTCAAGTTATCActgaattttgtcaaaattggcAACAATTTGCAGTATGTAGAGCTATATCAGGCTTCCTTGTTGGCGGTTTAAGTGTTGTGACAACTATACTTATACAAGAAACTACGGGATCGAAGCTTTGGGTCCTGAACG GTGCTCTCGGTGCAATAGGATTCACCGCAAATATGTTAGCGTTTCTATGGGTTGCCTATCTTTATCCTAGTTGGAgacaaatgtattttattacaacGATACCTGGAATTCttggatttgtttttttata CATTGTCCCAGAGTCGCCGCGTTGGCTGTTGTCTCGCGGTAAACCAGACAGCGCAGAAGAAGTGATGCAAAAACTATCAAGGTGGAATGGATCGCCCCACAcag ATCGTCTAATGCTAcaacaaaattatgaatatgCACAACAAGAGCAAGATGCCTCAAGAGACGAGGAAGGCTCAATTATAGATTTGATAAGAAAACCTGTATTGCGATACAGAGCAGCCATTTTAAGTTTACAATG GTTCACCGCAAGTTTTGTATTTTACGGCATAACACTTGGTTCTGGATCTTTtagttcaaatttttatgttgcATATTTAATATCGGGATTGAGTCAGCTTCCATCAATACCCTTTACGATTTATCTTATGGAGAGAAGATG GGCTGGTAGAAGACGAACGCTGGTCTGCTTCGTGGGTTTAGCTGCACTGTGTATGTTCGTCATGTACATCGTTTCCTTCGGCCAag ATCGCTCAAACTACAAATTGACACTTTTGGTTTTCGGAAAACTGGGAATCTGCGGAGCTTTTGATCTTATTTACGTATATACTGCAGAACTCTTTCCAACAGTTGTGAGAAACGTTGGACTGGGCTCAATGTCGTTCTGGGCAAGAGTTGGTGGTGTAATTGCTCCATTTTTAGCAAATCTTGCG GTGTTTTCTGGATCGAATGACCCATTTCTTGCCTTTGGTATTGAGGGATTATTGAGCAGTGTTTTTGCTGCTTTCCTCCCTGAAACCCGAGCCAGGTTAATTCCGAACACCTTTGAAGAAGCGGAACTACAAGAAGAAGACAACGACGAAAATAGTTGTAATTCGATAACATGCTAA
- the LOC120336636 gene encoding solute carrier family 22 member 15-like isoform X4: MPGTIVFGQLSDRYGRKKISVIGYILVLIFQVITEFCQNWQQFAVCRAISGFLVGGLSVVTTILIQETTGSKLWVLNGALGAIGFTANMLAFLWVAYLYPSWRQMYFITTIPGILGFVFLYIVPESPRWLLSRGKPDSAEEVMQKLSRWNGSPHTEYALLPGNAKERQDEDHQNENRLMLQQNYEYAQQEQDASRDEEGSIIDLIRKPVLRYRAAILSLQWFTASFVFYGITLGSGSFSSNFYVAYLISGLSQLPSIPFTIYLMERRWAGRRRTLVCFVGLAALCMFVMYIVSFGQDRSNYKLTLLVFGKLGICGAFDLIYVYTAELFPTVVRNVGLGSMSFWARVGGVIAPFLANLAVFSGSNDPFLAFGIEGLLSSVFAAFLPETRARLIPNTFEEAELQEEDNDENSCNSITC, encoded by the exons ATGCCTGGGACTATCGTTTTTGGACAATTATCCGATCGCTATGGAAGAAAGAAAATTTCGGTTATAG gatACATATTAGTTCTGATATTTCAAGTTATCActgaattttgtcaaaattggcAACAATTTGCAGTATGTAGAGCTATATCAGGCTTCCTTGTTGGCGGTTTAAGTGTTGTGACAACTATACTTATACAAGAAACTACGGGATCGAAGCTTTGGGTCCTGAACG GTGCTCTCGGTGCAATAGGATTCACCGCAAATATGTTAGCGTTTCTATGGGTTGCCTATCTTTATCCTAGTTGGAgacaaatgtattttattacaacGATACCTGGAATTCttggatttgtttttttata CATTGTCCCAGAGTCGCCGCGTTGGCTGTTGTCTCGCGGTAAACCAGACAGCGCAGAAGAAGTGATGCAAAAACTATCAAGGTGGAATGGATCGCCCCACAcag aATATGCTCTTCTGCCGGGGAACGCGAAAGAACGCCAAGATGAGGATCATCAAAATGAAA ATCGTCTAATGCTAcaacaaaattatgaatatgCACAACAAGAGCAAGATGCCTCAAGAGACGAGGAAGGCTCAATTATAGATTTGATAAGAAAACCTGTATTGCGATACAGAGCAGCCATTTTAAGTTTACAATG GTTCACCGCAAGTTTTGTATTTTACGGCATAACACTTGGTTCTGGATCTTTtagttcaaatttttatgttgcATATTTAATATCGGGATTGAGTCAGCTTCCATCAATACCCTTTACGATTTATCTTATGGAGAGAAGATG GGCTGGTAGAAGACGAACGCTGGTCTGCTTCGTGGGTTTAGCTGCACTGTGTATGTTCGTCATGTACATCGTTTCCTTCGGCCAag ATCGCTCAAACTACAAATTGACACTTTTGGTTTTCGGAAAACTGGGAATCTGCGGAGCTTTTGATCTTATTTACGTATATACTGCAGAACTCTTTCCAACAGTTGTGAGAAACGTTGGACTGGGCTCAATGTCGTTCTGGGCAAGAGTTGGTGGTGTAATTGCTCCATTTTTAGCAAATCTTGCG GTGTTTTCTGGATCGAATGACCCATTTCTTGCCTTTGGTATTGAGGGATTATTGAGCAGTGTTTTTGCTGCTTTCCTCCCTGAAACCCGAGCCAGGTTAATTCCGAACACCTTTGAAGAAGCGGAACTACAAGAAGAAGACAACGACGAAAATAGTTGTAATTCGATAACATGCTAA
- the LOC120336636 gene encoding solute carrier family 22 member 15-like isoform X5, which translates to MPGTIVFGQLSDRYGRKKISVIGALGAIGFTANMLAFLWVAYLYPSWRQMYFITTIPGILGFVFLYIVPESPRWLLSRGKPDSAEEVMQKLSRWNGSPHTEYALLPGNAKERQDEDHQNENRLMLQQNYEYAQQEQDASRDEEGSIIDLIRKPVLRYRAAILSLQWFTASFVFYGITLGSGSFSSNFYVAYLISGLSQLPSIPFTIYLMERRWAGRRRTLVCFVGLAALCMFVMYIVSFGQDRSNYKLTLLVFGKLGICGAFDLIYVYTAELFPTVVRNVGLGSMSFWARVGGVIAPFLANLAVFSGSNDPFLAFGIEGLLSSVFAAFLPETRARLIPNTFEEAELQEEDNDENSCNSITC; encoded by the exons ATGCCTGGGACTATCGTTTTTGGACAATTATCCGATCGCTATGGAAGAAAGAAAATTTCGGTTATAG GTGCTCTCGGTGCAATAGGATTCACCGCAAATATGTTAGCGTTTCTATGGGTTGCCTATCTTTATCCTAGTTGGAgacaaatgtattttattacaacGATACCTGGAATTCttggatttgtttttttata CATTGTCCCAGAGTCGCCGCGTTGGCTGTTGTCTCGCGGTAAACCAGACAGCGCAGAAGAAGTGATGCAAAAACTATCAAGGTGGAATGGATCGCCCCACAcag aATATGCTCTTCTGCCGGGGAACGCGAAAGAACGCCAAGATGAGGATCATCAAAATGAAA ATCGTCTAATGCTAcaacaaaattatgaatatgCACAACAAGAGCAAGATGCCTCAAGAGACGAGGAAGGCTCAATTATAGATTTGATAAGAAAACCTGTATTGCGATACAGAGCAGCCATTTTAAGTTTACAATG GTTCACCGCAAGTTTTGTATTTTACGGCATAACACTTGGTTCTGGATCTTTtagttcaaatttttatgttgcATATTTAATATCGGGATTGAGTCAGCTTCCATCAATACCCTTTACGATTTATCTTATGGAGAGAAGATG GGCTGGTAGAAGACGAACGCTGGTCTGCTTCGTGGGTTTAGCTGCACTGTGTATGTTCGTCATGTACATCGTTTCCTTCGGCCAag ATCGCTCAAACTACAAATTGACACTTTTGGTTTTCGGAAAACTGGGAATCTGCGGAGCTTTTGATCTTATTTACGTATATACTGCAGAACTCTTTCCAACAGTTGTGAGAAACGTTGGACTGGGCTCAATGTCGTTCTGGGCAAGAGTTGGTGGTGTAATTGCTCCATTTTTAGCAAATCTTGCG GTGTTTTCTGGATCGAATGACCCATTTCTTGCCTTTGGTATTGAGGGATTATTGAGCAGTGTTTTTGCTGCTTTCCTCCCTGAAACCCGAGCCAGGTTAATTCCGAACACCTTTGAAGAAGCGGAACTACAAGAAGAAGACAACGACGAAAATAGTTGTAATTCGATAACATGCTAA
- the LOC120337324 gene encoding phospholipase ABHD3-like has protein sequence MAFREHTSFFIALINLATICFVIVWYIHSYVSNYGKFPLVFCKQGTTLDIIIKNEIPILKRRYMPLFWCPGSRCQIMLMSCLRPFSKLNYRREVITEPNGGQFYLDWIDNDNNERFPDSTIRPTVFVLPGLTSCSNVSYVKSTVNRLTEDGYRVMVIVYRGLVGMQLKTPETYCATKTNDIHHAIQHFRQHYPKSQLFAVGISMGAILLGIYLSQNSEKYGLEAAMLFSCPFNAPLSAKETELWKNRIIFNQYVAWERKRIYRKHCKVFQDIVDHKKIIQATDLREFDKHFTAPLFGYRNAEEYYQDCLLNETKLKAIKIPLLCVGSNDDMYSPERGLPKKEVCRTDYVALVMTRGGGHVCHLQGFNPYSKTYFEQIMTEYLFAMVNNSQSHMYITHTK, from the exons ATGGCTTTTCGGGAACATACCAGCTTTTTTATAGCTTTGATAAATTTGGCGACGATTTGTTTTGTCATCGTATGGTACATTCATTCTTACGTTTCAAATTATGGAAAATTCCCTTTGGTATTTTGCAAGCAAGGAACAACTCTTGACATTATAATCAAAAATGAGATTCCCATTCTCAAACGACGTTACATGCCGTTATTTTGGTGCCCTGGTTCCAGATGCCAAATTATGCTGATGTCTTGCCTCAGACCtttttcaaaactaaattaTCGGAGGGAGGTAATCACCGAACCAAATGGGGGGCAATTTTATCTAGACTGGATTGACAATGACAACAATGAAAGATTTCCGGATAGTACAATTAGGCCAACTGTTTTTGTTCTTCCTGGCCTAACTTCATGTAGTAATGTTTCGTACGTGAAATCTACAGTTAATAGATTGACTGAGGACGGCTATAGAGTAATGGTGATCGTATATCGTGGACTGGTTGGAATGCAGCTAAAG aCTCCGGAAACATATTGCGCAACAAAAACGAATGATATTCATCATGCAATTCAACATTTTCGACAGCATTATCCAAAATCCCAACTTTTTGCCGTCGGTATTTCAATGGGTGCTATATTGCTAGGAATTTATCTCAGTCAAAACTCGGAAAAGTATGGTCTAGAAGCAGCCATGCTTTTCTCTTGTCCATTCAACGCACCATTGTCCGCAAAAGAAACGGAATTATGGAAGAACAGAATCATATTCAATCAATATGTTGCATGGGAACGAAAGAGGATTTATCGAAAACATTGCAAAGTTTTCCAGGATATCGTCGaccataaaaaaataattcaagcGACTGACTTGCGCGAATTTGATAAACATTTCACCGCTCCCTTGTTTGGCTACCGCAATGCAGAAGAATAttatcaagattgtttattgaACGAAACGAAATTAAAAGCAATTAAAATACCCTTGCTGTGTGTCGGATCAAATGATGACATGTATTCACCAGAACGCG GTTTACCGAAGAAAGAAGTGTGCAGAACTGATTACGTTGCGCTTGTAATGACTCGCGGAGGAGGACACGTGTGTCACCTCCAAGGATTCAATCCATATTCAAAAACCTACTTTGAACAGATAATGacagaatatttatttgcaatgGTAAATAATTCTCAGTCCCATATGTACATCACCCACACAAAATAG
- the LOC120337320 gene encoding phospholipase ABHD3-like has product MACDESNRGNRRMVIIPIMVCGIMLYAMPRSTKMLYAAISDFKMVNFIYVGVGLYAYFYIKNYGKLPSIFCKRGTKLDTIIRDRIPTLKRRYMPLYWFAESRCQTILRTFLPCLSGFKYRREVVEEPNGGQFYLDWRDNDHNNVIYPNSKTRPTIFILPGVTSTSKSTYVRSIVFRLVQNGYRVMVIVNRGLDGMEVKTPTTYCATHTYDMEIAIQRFHLTFPEAKLFALGCSLGTLMLGKHLSRKGDRCGLDAALFFSCPFNAPVCAEEVEIWTNRVLINEHVAREQKRIYRRNSQVFENLVDHEKIMNARHMREFDHHFTAPLFGYTSAEEYYADCILCERKLKSVKVPLLCVGSNDDMFSPEHGLPKDEVCKTDNVALVMTYGGGHVSHLQGLNPFAETYFEQIMVEFFDAMMNNEDKS; this is encoded by the exons ATGGCTTGTGATGAAAGTAATAGAGGAAACCGCCGTATGGTGATCATACCCATCATGGTTTGTGGAATAATGTTGTACGCAATGCCAAGAAGTACGAAAATGCTGTATGCTGCCATATCGGACTTCAAAATGGTGAATTTTATCTACGTTGGAGTTGGTTTATACgcctatttttatattaaaaattatggAAAACTGCCCTCTATTTTTTGCAAACGAGGGACAAAATTGGACACGATTATTCGGGACCGTATTCCTACCCTCAAAAGACGTTACATGCCGCTGTATTGGTTTGCCGAATCGAGATGTCAAACTATTCTGAGGACATTTTTACCGTGTTTATCCGGTTTCAAATACCGCAGAGAAGTCGTGGAAGAGCCGAATGGAGGACAGTTCTATTTAGACTGGCGTGACAATGACCATAACAACGTTATTTACCCAAATAGTAAGACGAGgccaactatttttattttgcctGGTGTAACATCAACAAGTAAATCGACATATGTAAGGTCTATTGTATTTAGACTTGTACAAAATGGATATCGAGTGATGGTTATCGTTAATCGTGGACTTGATGGAATGGAAGTCAAG ACACCGACTACCTACTGTGCAACACACACGTATGATATGGAAATAGCAATTCAAAGATTTCATCTGACCTTTCCGGAGGCGAAACTTTTTGCCTTGGGCTGCTCTTTAGGAACCCTTATGTTAGGAAAGCATTTAAGCCGAAAAGGTGATCGATGTGGATTAGATGCCGCCTTGTTTTTTTCTTGTCCATTCAACGCGCCTGTGTGTGCAGAAGAAGTTGAAATATGGACAAATAGGGTTTTGATTAACGAGCATGTTGCCAGAGAACAAAAAAGGATTTATCGAAGAAATAGCCAAGTCTTTGAAAACTTGGTTGATCACGAAAAAATCATGAACGCTAGGCATATGCGCGAGTTTGATCATCATTTTACAGCTCCATTGTTTGGATATACGAGCGCGGAAGAATACTACGCCGACTGTATTTTATGTGAAAGGAAACTGAAATCAGTTAAAGTACCTTTATTATGCGTAGGATCGAACGACGATATGTTTTCCCCAGAACACG GTTTGCCTAAGGACGAAGTATGCAAAACTGATAATGTTGCACTTGTGATGACATACGGTGGAGGTCACGTGAGCCATCTTCAAGGTTTAAATCCATTTGCAGAAACGTACTTTGAACAAATTATGGTTGAATTTTTCGATGCTATGATGAATAATGAAGACAAGTCATAG
- the LOC120337356 gene encoding uncharacterized protein LOC120337356, with protein MQRLFLFSLIIAAIVHQGLALTCYDCINCNSVDSSNESNCTDITGQTTMCIKSEGTIAGITTTSRGCGYGTSETCSSSSFFGISGTVCYCATDLCNGAGVVRISVIMGTLIAVISAKLLM; from the exons atgcaaagattgtttttgttttctcttATTATAGCAGCAATAGTGCATCAAG GACTGGCGTTAACTTGTTATGATTGTATCAACTGCAACTCAGTTGATTCTTCTAACGAAAGCAACTGCACCGATATCACAGGGCAGACAACAATGTGCATCAAATCCGAAGGAACTATAGCGG GCATCACTACAACATCCCGGGGTTGTGGATACGGAACGTCAGAAACATGCAGTTCATCCTCCTTTTTCGGGATTTCTGGAACCGTTTGCTACTGTGCCACAG ATCTCTGCAACGGGGCTGGAGTCGTTAGAATCAGCGTCATAATGGGAACTCTCATTGCTGTGATCTCGGCAAAATTACTGATGTAG